The following DNA comes from Bradyrhizobium sp. SK17.
ATAGCGGCCGCAACCGGGTTGCGGGTCGCCCGATTGCGCGGCTAGGCGGACGCGGCTTCCGGCATCGGCATTGCGCGCCCGGTCATGGACGATCTGCGGAGCATCGCCTCGACTTTCATCGCCGCCAGCCACAGCAGCGCTCCGCAAATGAGATCGATGACGTAATGGCCCCCGATCGGGATCGTCGAGACGAGGACGAGAACGTTCCAGATCAAGGTGATGCCGAACAGCCACCGCATGCCGATCGTCGCGAAAATCGTCATCAGGGCGAGGCAGGTGTGGAACGACGGAAACGTCACCACGCCCTGCAGATTGCTCAACGACAATTCAGGCGCGGCCGCGTTACGGAAGTATTCGAACTTCGCAAGATGATAGATCCCGGCGTGCTCGGGCAGCGCGTTGAGGATCGCGACGGGATGGTCGAAATAGACAAAGGCGCCCTTGGCAGGCCAGAACACCGAGAACGTCGTCGACGCAACGATCGTCAGGGCGAACACGAATACCAGTTGCCAGAGCTTGTCGAAACGCTTTGTCACCGCCAGGAGGACGAACAGCGCGGCCACCTGCACGAAGGAGCTGCAATAGGCGACAGCGAGCAGTTCTGTCAGCCGTGGATGGTCCGCAAACCATGGGATGATCGACTGCAAATCTATCCCGATGAGGCGATCGGCCTTGGCGAGACCGTCGTCGATCAGTGGGAATTTGTATCTGAGGCCGACGAGGCTGATCGTCGCCGCCGCCGCGGCCGACCAGAAGAACACGGCGACTGCCGCGGCCAGGTTGGACAGAACCGGAGCGGACCGCCATCTGCCGTACACGATATCGACGGCAAGCAGAAACCCCATCAGGCCTGAAAACAGCGTCAGGCTTTCGGGCTCGACGTCGACCTGAAATTTCCAGAGCAGGAAGCCGGCGAAGCCGCTCGCCGCGATGCCGACCAGCCATGAAGCCCGCTCGATCCGCTGATGAGGTTGCGGGGTTCGAGGTACGCCAGCTGCTGTGACCGGAGAGGCCTGCGGTGCGACTTCGGTGTCCGACGGCGAAGCGATCCGTGACGGACCAACCGACCGACTGAGCGTTGCGACTGCCATTGCGACTGCCATTCCAACGGGCGCTTCGACACGAAACCCGCTCACTCCACAGCCACAGGGTTAGCAGCTGCCCTCTCAATTGCATCGGTAATCAGATACAACTTCTGGCAAGGTCGCCGAGGATATGTATCCGATAGTAAATATTTTGTTTCTGACGAATTCCTACCTTGGGGTCCGAGTTCCCGCTCGCGGAACCCTAGGTTGCCGGCAGCGATACGCTTATCACCCGAATTCGGGCCCGTCGCTCAGAACGACGAAAACCTTGCCGCCGAGGTCAAAGTGCGCGACCTCGCGCATGCCGAGCCGCAGATGCGCCTTCAGCGAGCGAGGATTGTCCTCCCTGACGAACAGGATGGCCTCGCGGCCCGGAAACGTCGCCCGGAGCTCCGCATACAACGCCTCGAGCACGCCAAGGCCGCGCGCGTCGCGGGAGATGCACACCGGTCCGTACACGTAAGCATCAGGACCGCCCGGCCACGCCATCAGCATGGCCCGTACCGGCGGAGCCTCGTCAAAATCCTGCTCCGACGTCAGCAGCGCGCCGAGCAACCGATCGGCTTCGTCGGTCGCGATGACGATCGGTTGCCCGCTCGATATCCGCGTCTCGATCGTTTCGCGCGGCCACTGCCCGAGCAGCATGCCACCGTGATCGCCGGAG
Coding sequences within:
- a CDS encoding GNAT family N-acetyltransferase codes for the protein MIRTRLATLSDAEAISALLMADSGDHGGMLLGQWPRETIETRISSGQPIVIATDEADRLLGALLTSEQDFDEAPPVRAMLMAWPGGPDAYVYGPVCISRDARGLGVLEALYAELRATFPGREAILFVREDNPRSLKAHLRLGMREVAHFDLGGKVFVVLSDGPEFG
- a CDS encoding phosphatase PAP2 family protein, producing the protein MAVATLSRSVGPSRIASPSDTEVAPQASPVTAAGVPRTPQPHQRIERASWLVGIAASGFAGFLLWKFQVDVEPESLTLFSGLMGFLLAVDIVYGRWRSAPVLSNLAAAVAVFFWSAAAAATISLVGLRYKFPLIDDGLAKADRLIGIDLQSIIPWFADHPRLTELLAVAYCSSFVQVAALFVLLAVTKRFDKLWQLVFVFALTIVASTTFSVFWPAKGAFVYFDHPVAILNALPEHAGIYHLAKFEYFRNAAAPELSLSNLQGVVTFPSFHTCLALMTIFATIGMRWLFGITLIWNVLVLVSTIPIGGHYVIDLICGALLWLAAMKVEAMLRRSSMTGRAMPMPEAASA